A stretch of Campylobacter gracilis DNA encodes these proteins:
- the tsaD gene encoding tRNA (adenosine(37)-N6)-threonylcarbamoyltransferase complex transferase subunit TsaD — protein MILAIESSCDDSSVAVMDERSFELKFYEKISQEADHAKYGGVVPELAARLHTEALPRILQRAKPYFSELSAVAATNTPGLSVSLIGGVNMAKALALALNLPLIGVNHLIGHVYSLFLGSEARFPMGVLLVSGGHTMVLDIGAAGGIEILATTGDDSFGESFDKVAKMLGLGYPGGALIEELAKDGEPRFELPVPLKGDRRLEYSFSGLKNAVRVQIEKLKEAGELDERAMRDLARCFEDAACAHILDKLQRIFELRRFARFGVVGGASANLHLRGLLTDLCERAGCEILFAPMKFCSDNAAMIARAAIEKLRKKEFTAPAELEIIPHLNLRSAFE, from the coding sequence GTGATACTTGCTATTGAGAGCAGTTGCGACGACAGCTCGGTCGCGGTGATGGATGAGCGCAGTTTCGAGCTGAAATTTTACGAAAAAATAAGTCAGGAGGCTGATCACGCCAAATACGGCGGCGTCGTGCCCGAGCTTGCCGCGAGGCTGCATACTGAGGCGCTGCCGCGGATTTTACAGCGCGCAAAACCCTATTTTAGCGAGCTTAGCGCCGTCGCAGCGACCAATACACCGGGGCTCAGCGTGAGCCTGATCGGCGGCGTGAATATGGCAAAAGCGCTCGCGCTCGCGCTAAATCTGCCGCTCATCGGCGTAAATCATCTCATAGGCCACGTCTACTCGCTGTTTTTAGGCAGCGAGGCGCGATTTCCGATGGGTGTTTTGCTCGTTAGCGGCGGGCATACGATGGTTTTGGATATCGGCGCTGCGGGGGGTATCGAAATTTTAGCGACCACCGGCGACGACAGCTTCGGCGAGAGCTTCGATAAGGTCGCAAAGATGCTGGGCCTCGGCTACCCGGGCGGCGCACTCATCGAGGAGCTTGCCAAAGACGGCGAGCCGAGGTTTGAGCTGCCCGTGCCGCTAAAGGGCGACAGGCGGCTGGAGTATAGCTTTTCGGGGCTTAAAAACGCCGTGCGCGTGCAGATAGAGAAGCTAAAAGAGGCGGGCGAGCTAGACGAGCGGGCGATGCGCGATCTGGCGCGCTGCTTTGAGGACGCGGCGTGCGCACACATACTGGATAAATTGCAGCGGATCTTTGAGCTGCGCCGCTTTGCGCGCTTCGGCGTCGTGGGCGGAGCGAGCGCAAACCTGCATCTGCGCGGGCTTTTGACGGATTTGTGCGAGCGGGCGGGCTGCGAGATACTTTTCGCGCCGATGAAATTTTGCTCCGACAACGCCGCTATGATCGCGCGCGCGGCGATAGAAAAGCTGCGTAAAAAGGAATTTACGGCGCCCGCAGAGCTTGAGATCATCCCGCATCTAAATCTACGCTCGGCGTTTGAGTGA